In Rhodothermales bacterium, the sequence TGGCGACGAGGGCGACGATGCGCCCGACCTTTACGAGTTCGCCCTCGGAGCTGCCCTTCTTGAAGTAATTCCGGTACAGGTCCATCGTGAAGATGGTCGACGTGCTGTTCATCATCGAAGCGAGCGACGAGACGATCGCAGCGATCAGAGCGGCGAAGGTCAGACCTTTCAGGCCCGGACCGACGTATTGATTCAACAACCAGGGGTAGGCTTCGTCACCACGTGTGATCGGAGCTTCGAGTGCATAGGCAACGATTCCCGGGATGACGACGATCAACGGGAGCAAGAGCTTCAGGTAGCCGGCGAACGCGACTCCGCGCTGTGCTTCCCGCAGACTCTTTGCCGCCAGGGCGCGCTGGATGATGTATTGATTGCAACCCCAGTAAAACAGGTTGGCGATCCACATGCCGCCGAGCAGCACGCTGAGGCCGGGCAGGAGGTCGTAAGCATCTTTTGAGATAATTGCCCCATCCTCTACCTCATTGTACATGAGTTCTCCCTCGAAGAGAATCATGTTGAAGCGATCGGGGACCTCGGCGAGCAGTTTCGTAAATCCGGCAATCGCCCCCTGGCCGCCACTGAATGCGTCCAGTGCGAGGTAGGTCGTCAGGAGTCCGCCGCCGACGAGGAAGAACACCTGCACGACATCGGTCCACGCTACGGCTTTCAATCCACCGTAGATACTGTAGGCCGCTGCAAAGGTCGCGAGTCCGATCACGCCCATCCACAATTCGATGCCCATGATGCCTTCCATGGCGAGGGCGCCGAGATACAGGACGGACGTGAGATTGACGAAGACGTAGACGAGCAGCCAGAAGACCGCAAGTAGCGTGCGGACGCGGGCGTCGTAGCGTTCCTCCAGAAACTGCGGCATCGTGAAGATGCCTTTCTTCAGGTAGATCGGCAGGAAGAACCAGGCTACGATCAGCAGCGTGATGGCTGCCATCCACTCATAGGTGGCTATTGCCAGACCAAGCCGGAAGCCTGATCCCGACATTCCGATAAACTGCTCTGCCGAGATGTTGGAGGCTATAAGTGAGGCGCCGATGGCCCACCAGGGAAGTGATTTGCTGGCGAGGAAGTAGTCCTCTGTGTCTTTCTCGTGGCCCGCCTTTTCGCGAGATACCCACAGGCCGATTCCGATGATCAGCAGAACGTAGCCGCCGAAAACGACGTAGTCGATTAAGGAAAAGGTCATGTTGAACGGTGTTGATTGGTGCGGCGATTCGCGACTCGGTGGGTCGAAGCCCCTCAGCGGACGGACGGAGGCTGCTCCGAATCCGCGCGGAGCGCCGGTAACGTCGTTTCAGTGCGGTAGAGATTCGGCTGTCAGCGCGCGAAAACTAGCAAACGGGCCGCGGAATATCTAGCGGCGAAGGCCGTGTAAGCGATGGGAGTGCAGCGGCGAATTGCTTTTTCGCGAGGAGGGCGGCGGGAGTTCGCGCGCATCGATTCCTCAAGTCATCGTGAAGAGGCCGGGGCCGACGTGGCGATCCGAGAGGGTGGGGTGCGTCGCAGCGTTCAAGATTGCCGCGCTCCGTTCGGGAGCTCGCAACGACGATGGCGTGGGTGCAGCATCATACAGCCACGTCATCCCCCGCTTGGCGGGGGATACATACGAGTCGGAGGGCGCCACATGCAACCATGGATTGCCGCCTTCGCGGCAAGGACGGAGGAGCAGTCGCCGCGCGAGGAGGCCGGGGCCGACGTGGCGATCCGAGAGGGTGGGGTGCGTCGCAGCGTTCAAGATTGCCGCGCTCCCTTCGGGAGCTCGCAACGACGATGGCGTGGGTGCAGCATCATACAGCCACGTCATCCCCCGCTTGGCGGGGGATCCATACGAGTCGGAGGGCGCCACATGCAGCCATAGATTGCCGCCTTCGCGGCAAAGACGGAGGAGCAGTCGTCCTCGCGAGGAGCCTGGAGGCCGACGTGGCGATCCGAGAGGATGAGGTGCGTCGCAGCGTCCAGGATTGCCGCGCTCCGTTCGGGAGCTCGCAACGACGATGGCGTGGGTGCAGCATCATACAGCCACGTCATCCCCCGCTTGGCGGGGGATCCATACGAGTCGGAGGGCGCCACATGCAGCCATGAATTGCGGCCTTCGCGGCAAAGACGGAGGAGCAGTCGTCGTCGCGAGGAGGCCGGGGCCGACGTGGCGATCCGAGAGGATGAGGCGTATCGCAGCGTCTAATATTGCCGCACTCCCTTCGGGAGCTCGCAATGACCGCTTGAAAGAGAGTTCGCAACGACTCGCTGAGGGTCTCAGATTGCCGCGTATCCGTCGCGGCCTCACGACGTACGACGTCGCTAAGATTGTTCGACCGAATGCTTCAACGTGGCCAGCAGCATCGTCGCCTTCTCGGCTTCGGCCGGGTCAGCCAATCGACGATACGTCTCGAGCGCCTCCACGGCATGATCAAGATCCTCAAGCATCGCCAGTGCCAGCGCAAGGTTGAAGTACAGATTCGCGTACTCGGGCTCGAGTGACGCCCCGATCTCGTAATGCACCTGCGCCGGCCGATAGTCGCCCAGATCGAAATACACGTTGGCAAGATTGAAATGCGACTCGAAGAGTACCGGATCCTTCGTCAGCGAATTCTTGAAGCAGTCGATTGCCTCACCGATCCGACCGGCCTCTGACTCGAGGATACCCAGATTGCAATACGCATCCGCGACATACTCGTCAGCCAGAATCGCCCTCTTGTAGGATTCGTATGCCTTCTCCGCATTGCCTCGCTCATCATACAGTAGCGCCTCTTCAAACACGCCGGGTCGCGACGGCATGGCAATGATCCGCGCTGTAGGCGCGAACATATCAATCTGGCCAGTGTGCTCGGAATCCGGCCGAGCATGCCGACGGGCCTTCTTGTAGCCGAACTTTCGAGGCTGTACCGACTTCAGCGGCAGGATTTTCGCCATGTGGGACCGTCCGATTAAGCGCTCAGGCGGACTTCTTTTTTCGTGACTTCGTGGAAGTCGATTTGGACGCGGTTTTTCGGGTCGACTTCGCCTTGCCCGTCGCCTTCTTCATCGGCTTCTTGGACGTTTTGGCTTGCTCGATGCTCTCTTTGAGCGCCGTCATGATGTCGACGACCGGCTTCTCCTGCTCTTCCATAACAATGATCTCCTTCCCGTCGACCTTGGCCTTGACGAGGTCCTTGAGAGCCGCCGTATATCCGTCCGTGAGATCAATGTCGGACAGCGACATCGACATTGAGTCGACCAGAGTCTGCGCAAGTTGAAGCTGATCCTTGTCAGCCTTGACATCCTCGAGCTGGGGCACACTCGCGATATCGCGTAGCTCGTTGGGATAACGAATCTTGTGCATCAGGAGGCCCGGCCCGATCGGCGACAGCAGCACGATGCTCTCGCGATCTCGAAGTACCACCTTTCCGACTCCAAGCTTGTTGCTCTTCTTCAGCGTATGGCACAGCAGAGCATACGTCTTGGCACCGACCGTGCCGTCCGGTCCCGCAAAGTATGGCGTGTCATACAGCGTCGGGTGTACTTCCGCGGCATCCACAAAGCCCTGGATCTCGATGATCCGCGTACTCTTCACGCGAAGCTTTTCGATGTCGGATTGTTCGACCACAACGTATTGATCAGGCTCGTACTCGAAGCCCTTGACGATCTGGTCTCCGCTAACAAGGTCGTTACATTTCTTGCACCGCTTGTCGTACGTGATGCGACCATAGTCCTCCGAGTGCAGCTGGTTGAATCGGATCGTTTCCGACGATTCGATCGCG encodes:
- a CDS encoding sodium/solute symporter (Members of the Solute:Sodium Symporter (SSS), TC 2.A.21 as described in tcdb.org, catalyze solute:Na+ symport. Known solutes for members of the family include sugars, amino acids, nucleosides, inositols, vitamins, urea or anions, depending on the system.), whose protein sequence is MTFSLIDYVVFGGYVLLIIGIGLWVSREKAGHEKDTEDYFLASKSLPWWAIGASLIASNISAEQFIGMSGSGFRLGLAIATYEWMAAITLLIVAWFFLPIYLKKGIFTMPQFLEERYDARVRTLLAVFWLLVYVFVNLTSVLYLGALAMEGIMGIELWMGVIGLATFAAAYSIYGGLKAVAWTDVVQVFFLVGGGLLTTYLALDAFSGGQGAIAGFTKLLAEVPDRFNMILFEGELMYNEVEDGAIISKDAYDLLPGLSVLLGGMWIANLFYWGCNQYIIQRALAAKSLREAQRGVAFAGYLKLLLPLIVVIPGIVAYALEAPITRGDEAYPWLLNQYVGPGLKGLTFAALIAAIVSSLASMMNSTSTIFTMDLYRNYFKKGSSEGELVKVGRIVALVA
- a CDS encoding tetratricopeptide repeat protein, which produces MAKILPLKSVQPRKFGYKKARRHARPDSEHTGQIDMFAPTARIIAMPSRPGVFEEALLYDERGNAEKAYESYKRAILADEYVADAYCNLGILESEAGRIGEAIDCFKNSLTKDPVLFESHFNLANVYFDLGDYRPAQVHYEIGASLEPEYANLYFNLALALAMLEDLDHAVEALETYRRLADPAEAEKATMLLATLKHSVEQS
- a CDS encoding Ku protein — protein: MRAIWKGHIQFSLVTIPIRVYSAIESSETIRFNQLHSEDYGRITYDKRCKKCNDLVSGDQIVKGFEYEPDQYVVVEQSDIEKLRVKSTRIIEIQGFVDAAEVHPTLYDTPYFAGPDGTVGAKTYALLCHTLKKSNKLGVGKVVLRDRESIVLLSPIGPGLLMHKIRYPNELRDIASVPQLEDVKADKDQLQLAQTLVDSMSMSLSDIDLTDGYTAALKDLVKAKVDGKEIIVMEEQEKPVVDIMTALKESIEQAKTSKKPMKKATGKAKSTRKTASKSTSTKSRKKKSA